ACGGCCATTGCCGTTGATGATGGGCTGTTCCCCGTTCAACATCTTTTGAATGAAGATCGCCACCACACCCGCCTCGCCTTCTGGATCTTGTCTCGGTCCATAGACATTGGCGTAGCGAAGGCTGACCACTGGGATCCCGCCGACTCGCTGGAAGTACGATAAGTAATGTTCGCCGCACAGTTTGCTGATCCCATAGGGCGACAAGGGGTTGGTGACGTGCGATTCAGGGGCCGGAAAGGCCTCTTGTTCTCCGTAAATCGCCCCGCCGGATGAGGAGAACACCACTTTTCGGCACCCGTATCGGACCGCTTGTTGCAATACGTTCATGGTACCCAGCACATTCACCTGCGCATCAAAGACCGGATCGGCCACAGAATTGCGCACACTGACTTGCGCCGCAAGATGCAGCACGATATTGGGCCGTTCATTGCGAAAGATCCGTTCGAGGCGCCAGCTGGTAATGTCGGTTTTATAGAGACTGGCGGCGCGATTGACATTCTTGCGCTTTCCGGTCACCAGATTGTCGACGATGACAACTTGATGCCCCTCCTCGATCAGTCGATCCACCACATGAGATCCGATAAATCCTGCACCACCCGTGACGAGTACTTTCATTGGCCCTCCTGAATCAATACTCTCCGTTACCGATGCTCCTTACATATCATGAATCGGCGCATTGTACTCAAAGATTGCGAATATCTCCTGATTCCCCTTCTTTCCTTTGACGGCGGAGAGAACGGTAGTCAGAGTCCGTAACCCCAGCTCCTCAGCAAATCGTATCACTCGCTGAACAACCTCCGTTCGCTGTCCCTCATCCCGTACGATCCCCCCCCGACCAACCTGACCTTTGCCGACTTCAAACTGCGGCTTGATCAAGGCGACGACCTGACCCTGTGGTCGGAGAAACTGCGTGATGGCCGGCAGGACCTTCGTCAATGAGATAAAGGAGACATCGATGACGACCAGCTGAATCGGGTCTGGAACGGCGGAGCGCTCCATATAGCGGATATTGGTCCGCTCAAGCAGCACAACCCTCGGGTCATGACGGAGCCGCCAGTCAAATTGCCCATAGCCCACATCGACGGCGTAGACCTTCATCGCTCCCCGTTGGAGCAGACAGTCTGTGAACCCGCCCGTCGAACAACCGACGTCGAGACACACCCACCCCTGTGGATTGATCGTCCCTGCGTCCAGCGCCGCGTCGAGTTTCTCCCCACCGCGGCCGACAAACGGCTGGTCCTCTCCGGCAATCTCGATGGAGGCATCGATAGGGATCAGCCTGGAGGGTTTATCGACAAGCACTCCGTCGCTCTTGACCTTTCCCGCCAGAATCATCCGCACGGCGGCATCACGACTCTGGACGAGGCCCTGAGCCGTCAACACCTGGTCACATCTATGTTTCTCGCGTCGCGCTCGTGTCGCCATGCGGTCGAGAGGGGAAGATCAAAAAGGAATCGCGGATCAGCGGAACAACTGACTAGGACTCTTCGGCAGAGCCGACGACATCAATGTCATCCGAGGTGAACGCCCGCAGCTGCTTCTTCCCATTCTTATCCTGGACGAGCACTTCGACCTTTCGTTCGGCCTCTTCCAATACTTTGAGGCAACTCTTCGACAGTCGAATACCCTCCTCAAAAATCTTCAACGATTCATCGAGGGGCAGATCGCCTTTTTCCAACTCCCCCACGATGACTTCCAATCGAGCCATCGCCTGTTCAAATTTCACCCCAGCCACAACCTTCTCCCTTCAAGAGCGTTCATTATAGCGAAGCCCCGGTACGATTTTAAACCGATGGATTCGACGTGACGTCATTCACCGTACAACGAACCTGCCCATTGGTCAGACGGGCCACCACCTCATCTCCAACAGCCACCTGCTCAACACCTCGTATGACCTGACGGCTCGGCACCATTTCAAGAATGGCATATCCACGTTCCAGAATCGCAAGCGGACTCAGCCCATTCAATCTCCAGAGGGTGCCGCGTGTCAGTTGCATTTTCTGCGTCACGACATGATCCATCGCCGCAGCTAAACGCGACCGCAACTGTGGAATAATCCCCAAATCCCGATGCACGCGGAAGACCGGATTCTGCGACATCAACGCTTGCGTCCATGCTTGGGCATCGACCATCGCACTCCTTAGCGTGGCCTGTGTCGCTTCTCGCAGATCAGCCACGGCCTCATCCACTCGCTGGGCTTCTTTGAGAATCCGTAGCCGAATGTGGCCCATCTCGGCCAACACAAGATCAAGGCGCTGATGCTGCTCCACGCACTGCGCGGTGATAGCTTGCCGAGCGCGCGTGACGAGCAACTCTAGTCGTTCGACCAGCTCCGCTAAGACCGGAACGACCAGTTCGGCAGCGGCAGAGGGTGTTGGGGCTCGGACATCTGCGGCAAAGTCGGTCAGCGTCACATCCGTCTCATGTCCGACGGCTGATACGATAGGCACCGCTGAGCAGGCGACTGCCCGTACGACAATCTCTTCGTTGAAGCTCCATAGATCTTCCAATGACCCGCCGCCTCGCCCGACGATGATGACATCGACGGCCTCCAGTTGATTCAACGCGTCAATCGCAGCCACGATCTGTTCCGCCGATCCGTCGCCCTGTACTGAGACCGGCACGAGAATAATGCGCACGATGGGACATCGACGATGTAGGACCGCCATCATGTCTCGAACCGCCGCCCCAGTGGCTGAGGTCACAAGACCAACGGTCCGTGGCAATGCCGGAAGTGATCGTTTCCTGGTGACATCGAAGAGCCCCTCGTCTTCCAGGCGGCGCTTCAGTTGCTCCAAGGCCAACTGAAGGGCGCCCAGCCCTCTCGGCTCAACATGATCCAAAATGAGCTGATATTCCCCCCGCGGTTCATAGACCGACACTCGCCCACGCACGATGACATGGAGACCGTCCTCCAGGCCAAACCGCAATCGAAGGGCGGTTGATCGAAAGATCACCGCGCGAATCTGACTCGTCTGATCCTTCAGGGTACAATACAGATGCCCAGACCCTGGTGCCCGGAGGTTCGAGATTTCCCCCTCAAGCCACACCTCCGAAAAGGACGTCTCGAGGGAGGCCCGCACCATGGCCGTCAGTTCTGAGACTGTCAGCACCTGTCTCGAGGGCGAATCGAGAGGGAAAAGAGATGAAGACGGTTTGGTATGAGTGAGTCCTCTTCTCATGAAACCCGTGAGGCACTCAGAGTGATCAGGAAGCAGCTAGCGACACGTGAACCATCGGGTAACGCTTCGTTTAATCAATCTGGCGAATCCGTTCGAACGCCACGGCCTTGCCCAAACGCACATCCAGTTCGAGCAAGACGGCACAAAACACCGAAGGCCCTGAGGCGACCTCAAAGCGCTTGGGCATGCCGGTCAAGAACTTCTCGATGGCGAGTTCCTTTTTGACCCCGATGACTGAATGAAGCGGTCCCGTCATTCCAATATCCGTGATATAGGCGGTGCCTTTCGGAAGGATCTGTTCATCGGCCGTTTGCACATGAGTATGTGTTCCAACGACGGCCGTCACCTCTCCATCCAGAAAATGCCCCATCGCCATTTTTTCAGACGTGGTCTCCGCATGCATATCGACAACAATGGCCGATGTCTCTCGTTTCAACCGTGACAACTCACGCTTGGCTGCTTGAAACGGACAGTCGAGCGTCGGCATGTAGACCCGCCCCATCAGTTGAAGGACGGCGAGCCGTTCTCCACTTGCCGTCTCGAAGACCACGCTGCCATTTCCCGGGACTCCCGGAGGATAGTTTCCCGGTCGTAATAGACGCGGTTCACGAGAGAAATATTCAACCGCCTCTTTTTTATCCCACGCGTGATTGCCGGTCGTAATGACCGACACGCCCGTTTCAAAGAGTTCCTCCGCCAACTCCCGTGTAATTCCGAACCCCCCCGCGACGTTCTCGCCGTTGGCAATCACCGCATCGATCTGGCGCTGGGCCACCAGCCGAGGCACCATGCGGGCAAGCGTTCGACGGCCCGGCTCTCCCATGACATCGCCGATGCATAACACCTTCATTTGGCGTATTCCACGTATCGGCTTTCCCGAATGACCGTCACCTTGATTTGCCCCGGATAGGTCAACTCCTGTTCGATCTTCTTCGCCAGCTCACGCGACAGCTGAAAGGACTCAGAATCCGTAATATCTTCCTGTCGGACAATGACCCGAATTTCACGCCCTGCTTGGATGGCGTACGCCTTCTGGACGCCTTTGTGCCCGGTTGCGAGCGATTCTAATTTCTCCAGCCGCTTCACATACGACTCAAGTGCCTCACGCCTTGCGCCCGGACGTGCGGCCGATAAGGCCTCAGCCGCCGCCACTAATACACTCTCCGGACAAATCGGCTCCACTTGCTCATGGTGCGCCGCGATGGCATTGACGATTTTTGCCGATTCTCCGTATTTCTTGGCAATCTCAGCCCCCAGCATGGCATGCGGCCCCTCCTCTTCATGACTGACGGCTTTGCCGATATCATGAAGAAGTGCCCCCCGCCGAGCCAACTTAACATCAAGGCCCAATTCCGACGCCATGATGCCGCAGATGTAGGAGGCTTCACGGGCGTGATAGAGATTGTTCTGGCCGTAGCTCGTTCGATATTTCAAGCGACCCAAGACTTTTATCAACTCCGGGTTAAAATCGGAGAGACCCAGTTCAAAGATGATTTTCTCGGCCTCCTCATACATCAACTTGTCGATGTCGACCTTAACCTTTTCAACGATCTCCTCGATACGCGTGGGATGGATGCGTCCATCATGCATCAGGCGTTCCAAGGATACTTTTGCAATCTCGCGCCGCAACGGATCAAACCCGGAAATAATCACGGCTTCAGGCGTTTCATCAATGATGAGGTCAATGCCTGTCGCCGCTTCCAAGGCGCGAATATTGCGCCCCTCACGGCCAATGATCCGCCCCTTCATCGCATCATTCGGAATCGGGACGACAGAAATCGTCGACTCCGAAACATAGTCACGAACCACGCGTTGAATCGATGAGGTAATGATTTCCCGCGCCTCGCGTTCGGCATTCTCGCGGGCCTCTTCAATGGTCCGCTTGGCAATCCCCACGGCATCCAGTTTCGCCTGCGACTCCATCTCGACGATCAGTTGTTTCTTGGCTTCTTCCGCCGTCATGCCTGCCACACGCTCCAAGGCCTCACGGTGCTCACGCTCCGCCTTGGCGCAGGCAGTCTCTTTCGCCGCCAAGCCTTCCTCCCGTTTTGCGAAATCCTGTTCGCGCTTCCGGGCTTCGCTCTCGCGCTTTTCTACGGCCGTCAATTTTCCATCCAACACACCTTCCCGCTGGATGAGCCGCTTTTCCACTCCTGATAGTTCACCTAGCTTCGCCTTTTGCTCTTGTTCGAACTCGGACTTGGCCTTAAACGCAAGATCCTTGGCCTCAAACCTGGCTTCCTTAAGCACATTCTCCGCTTCTCGCTGTGCATTCTGGACAACCTGCTTCGCGAGTTCTTCCGCCTCAGCCTGTTTGGCTCCCGTCACACGGCGTCGGAACAGCTCAAATA
The Candidatus Nitrospira nitrosa DNA segment above includes these coding regions:
- a CDS encoding SDR family oxidoreductase, which gives rise to MKVLVTGGAGFIGSHVVDRLIEEGHQVVIVDNLVTGKRKNVNRAASLYKTDITSWRLERIFRNERPNIVLHLAAQVSVRNSVADPVFDAQVNVLGTMNVLQQAVRYGCRKVVFSSSGGAIYGEQEAFPAPESHVTNPLSPYGISKLCGEHYLSYFQRVGGIPVVSLRYANVYGPRQDPEGEAGVVAIFIQKMLNGEQPIINGNGRQTRDFVFVEDVAEANLAAMGQDAHGVYNVGTGAETSVNELFRMLAGLTGSSAKEVHGPAKAGEQIRSVVDAARIKQELGWEAKMDLAEGLKQTVEFFQGKVQ
- a CDS encoding TlyA family RNA methyltransferase, with the protein product MLTAQGLVQSRDAAVRMILAGKVKSDGVLVDKPSRLIPIDASIEIAGEDQPFVGRGGEKLDAALDAGTINPQGWVCLDVGCSTGGFTDCLLQRGAMKVYAVDVGYGQFDWRLRHDPRVVLLERTNIRYMERSAVPDPIQLVVIDVSFISLTKVLPAITQFLRPQGQVVALIKPQFEVGKGQVGRGGIVRDEGQRTEVVQRVIRFAEELGLRTLTTVLSAVKGKKGNQEIFAIFEYNAPIHDM
- the xseB gene encoding exodeoxyribonuclease VII small subunit, translated to MAGVKFEQAMARLEVIVGELEKGDLPLDESLKIFEEGIRLSKSCLKVLEEAERKVEVLVQDKNGKKQLRAFTSDDIDVVGSAEES
- the xseA gene encoding exodeoxyribonuclease VII large subunit; this encodes MLTVSELTAMVRASLETSFSEVWLEGEISNLRAPGSGHLYCTLKDQTSQIRAVIFRSTALRLRFGLEDGLHVIVRGRVSVYEPRGEYQLILDHVEPRGLGALQLALEQLKRRLEDEGLFDVTRKRSLPALPRTVGLVTSATGAAVRDMMAVLHRRCPIVRIILVPVSVQGDGSAEQIVAAIDALNQLEAVDVIIVGRGGGSLEDLWSFNEEIVVRAVACSAVPIVSAVGHETDVTLTDFAADVRAPTPSAAAELVVPVLAELVERLELLVTRARQAITAQCVEQHQRLDLVLAEMGHIRLRILKEAQRVDEAVADLREATQATLRSAMVDAQAWTQALMSQNPVFRVHRDLGIIPQLRSRLAAAMDHVVTQKMQLTRGTLWRLNGLSPLAILERGYAILEMVPSRQVIRGVEQVAVGDEVVARLTNGQVRCTVNDVTSNPSV
- a CDS encoding TIGR00282 family metallophosphoesterase produces the protein MKVLCIGDVMGEPGRRTLARMVPRLVAQRQIDAVIANGENVAGGFGITRELAEELFETGVSVITTGNHAWDKKEAVEYFSREPRLLRPGNYPPGVPGNGSVVFETASGERLAVLQLMGRVYMPTLDCPFQAAKRELSRLKRETSAIVVDMHAETTSEKMAMGHFLDGEVTAVVGTHTHVQTADEQILPKGTAYITDIGMTGPLHSVIGVKKELAIEKFLTGMPKRFEVASGPSVFCAVLLELDVRLGKAVAFERIRQID
- the rny gene encoding ribonuclease Y, producing the protein MPVLPSEAISRLLSPSFVITAHVRIVSVVCDVPWCVRLDPSGSDRAKFKKGVTPISTETIVSIILSLIVGAVVGAGVFELFRRRVTGAKQAEAEELAKQVVQNAQREAENVLKEARFEAKDLAFKAKSEFEQEQKAKLGELSGVEKRLIQREGVLDGKLTAVEKRESEARKREQDFAKREEGLAAKETACAKAEREHREALERVAGMTAEEAKKQLIVEMESQAKLDAVGIAKRTIEEARENAEREAREIITSSIQRVVRDYVSESTISVVPIPNDAMKGRIIGREGRNIRALEAATGIDLIIDETPEAVIISGFDPLRREIAKVSLERLMHDGRIHPTRIEEIVEKVKVDIDKLMYEEAEKIIFELGLSDFNPELIKVLGRLKYRTSYGQNNLYHAREASYICGIMASELGLDVKLARRGALLHDIGKAVSHEEEGPHAMLGAEIAKKYGESAKIVNAIAAHHEQVEPICPESVLVAAAEALSAARPGARREALESYVKRLEKLESLATGHKGVQKAYAIQAGREIRVIVRQEDITDSESFQLSRELAKKIEQELTYPGQIKVTVIRESRYVEYAK